One genomic segment of Streptomyces liangshanensis includes these proteins:
- a CDS encoding non-ribosomal peptide synthetase: MPEQNVAPLFSPAGAAQYGVWLTERLELAGRCYHMPVRTVFDRVDPVALAQAWDDTLDRHPALAGALVERDGRLGSVPAPRRPALTLADADTDPAAHTARVEAEIARPFRLDTGPLIRATLFQRADGSAELLTVAHHAVFDGTSKDVLLTDLADAYTARLRGEAPVPPSAVPASPATGSAEPAESSVREAAEWFGEGAAGLVDAPVLLPGVHPAAQVSAKGAGAGENVERWLEGAAHDDLRAAAEKAGVTVFELLLAAVHALLLRYGNEDAAVGVSLSTRSAEQRDAVGLFVNELPVRAPAVDPDTAGLADLATALREDLRTLYRFRAVPYGAVARGLGPRVGLTPVTLSYRRARAEPRFEGARTRVDRAVFHHAARSPLNIQVVEEPARTLIAFQYDPAVVPPDAAARIAGHFTTLLDAALTTPDRPLAHLPLLAGDELRLLTETWQAAGPGPGDQLPEGFTGGLTVVDLMERQAELTPDAVAVTATDATLDFRTLQARSASLAAVLRERGIGPGQLVAVHLDRTSALPVALFAVLLTGAAYLPLDPAYPAERLAFVAADSGASLLLADRPPAPELAATTTVLLLGDLALPVAHRAAVTWEPEARAVAADTAYVLYTSGSTGRPKGVAVGHRALVNLLGSFAGLLDSGPGHVWLGLTSLSFDISALELFLPLVTGGRLVLGRDGLGTDGPGLLRLVRDEKVTHVQATPTGWQVLLAAEPGPAGLGGLTALAGGEPLPLPLARELRSLVGRLFNVYGPTETTIWSTRAEIPADPVRVGIGSPIAHTRAHVVDRHLRLVPVGQAGELLLGGDGLAFGYLGRPELTADRFVPDPYGPPGSRLYRTGDLVVRTADGALECLGRIDQQVKIRGHRIELGEIEAVLLGHPAVARAAVTLHEGGADGPVLAAYVVPAGDAPDADALRAHLRRTLPAVMCPQRFVTLDALPTTPNGKLDRRALPVPEAAPTAAAATTTAPTTATTPATGGDGLVAALCAIWCEVLDLPAVDPEDDLFDLGGHSLTIIRIAARIRESFGVEVDFDVFFDTPTVAGIARVVDASR, encoded by the coding sequence ATGCCTGAACAGAACGTTGCCCCTCTTTTCTCTCCGGCCGGCGCGGCTCAGTACGGCGTCTGGCTGACCGAACGCCTGGAACTGGCCGGGCGTTGTTACCACATGCCGGTGCGTACGGTCTTCGACCGCGTCGACCCCGTCGCCCTCGCCCAGGCCTGGGACGACACCCTCGACCGCCACCCGGCCCTGGCCGGCGCGCTCGTGGAGCGGGACGGCCGGCTCGGTTCCGTCCCCGCACCCCGGCGGCCCGCCCTGACCCTGGCCGACGCGGACACCGACCCCGCCGCCCACACCGCGCGGGTCGAGGCCGAGATCGCCCGCCCCTTCCGGCTCGACACCGGCCCGCTGATCCGGGCCACCCTCTTCCAACGCGCCGACGGAAGCGCCGAGTTGCTGACCGTCGCCCACCACGCGGTGTTCGACGGCACCTCGAAGGACGTGCTGCTCACCGACCTGGCGGACGCGTACACCGCCCGCCTGCGCGGCGAGGCGCCCGTACCCCCGTCGGCCGTACCCGCGTCACCGGCCACCGGATCCGCCGAGCCCGCCGAGTCATCGGTCCGGGAAGCCGCCGAGTGGTTCGGCGAGGGGGCGGCCGGGCTGGTCGACGCGCCGGTCCTGCTGCCCGGCGTCCACCCCGCCGCCCAGGTCTCGGCGAAGGGCGCGGGCGCGGGGGAGAACGTCGAACGGTGGCTCGAAGGCGCCGCCCACGACGACCTCCGCGCGGCGGCCGAGAAGGCCGGGGTGACCGTCTTCGAGCTGCTGCTCGCCGCCGTCCACGCGCTGCTGCTGCGCTACGGCAACGAGGACGCGGCCGTCGGTGTGTCCCTCTCCACCCGGAGCGCGGAACAGCGCGACGCCGTCGGCCTGTTCGTCAACGAACTCCCTGTCCGCGCACCGGCCGTGGACCCCGACACCGCCGGCCTGGCCGACCTCGCCACGGCCCTGCGCGAGGACCTCCGCACGCTCTACCGCTTCCGCGCCGTGCCGTACGGCGCCGTGGCGCGCGGGCTCGGCCCGCGCGTCGGCCTGACCCCCGTCACCCTCAGCTACCGCAGGGCGCGCGCGGAACCGCGCTTCGAGGGCGCGCGGACCCGGGTCGACCGGGCCGTCTTCCACCACGCCGCACGCTCCCCGCTCAACATCCAGGTCGTGGAGGAGCCCGCCCGCACCCTGATCGCGTTCCAGTACGACCCCGCCGTGGTGCCCCCGGACGCCGCCGCACGCATAGCCGGCCACTTCACCACCCTGCTGGACGCCGCGCTCACCACCCCCGACCGCCCGCTCGCCCACCTGCCCCTGCTGGCCGGGGACGAACTGCGCCTCCTCACCGAGACCTGGCAGGCGGCGGGACCGGGGCCGGGCGACCAGCTCCCCGAAGGCTTCACGGGCGGCCTGACCGTGGTGGACCTGATGGAGCGCCAGGCGGAACTGACACCGGACGCGGTGGCCGTCACCGCCACCGACGCGACGCTCGACTTCCGTACCCTGCAGGCCCGTTCGGCCTCCCTGGCGGCCGTGCTGCGCGAGCGCGGCATCGGCCCCGGGCAGTTGGTCGCCGTCCACCTGGACCGCACCTCCGCCCTCCCCGTCGCCCTGTTCGCGGTCCTGCTCACCGGCGCCGCCTACCTGCCGCTCGACCCCGCCTATCCCGCCGAGCGGCTCGCCTTCGTCGCCGCCGACTCCGGGGCCTCCCTGCTGCTCGCCGACCGGCCGCCCGCCCCCGAACTCGCCGCCACCACAACGGTGTTGCTGCTCGGCGATCTCGCGCTCCCGGTGGCCCACCGCGCGGCGGTGACCTGGGAACCCGAGGCGCGGGCGGTGGCGGCGGACACCGCGTACGTCCTCTACACCTCGGGGTCCACCGGCCGGCCCAAGGGCGTGGCGGTCGGCCACCGCGCCCTGGTCAACCTCCTCGGCTCGTTCGCCGGCCTGCTGGACTCGGGACCCGGGCACGTCTGGCTCGGCCTGACGTCGCTCTCGTTCGACATCTCGGCGCTGGAGCTGTTCCTGCCGTTGGTCACCGGCGGCCGGCTGGTGCTGGGCCGCGACGGCCTGGGGACCGACGGACCCGGCCTGCTGCGGCTCGTCCGCGACGAGAAGGTCACCCACGTCCAGGCCACCCCCACCGGCTGGCAGGTGCTGCTCGCGGCGGAGCCGGGCCCTGCTGGTCTCGGAGGGCTCACCGCCCTGGCCGGCGGCGAGCCGCTGCCCCTCCCGCTGGCGCGTGAACTCCGGTCGCTGGTCGGGCGGTTGTTCAACGTGTACGGCCCGACCGAGACGACCATCTGGTCGACCCGGGCCGAGATCCCCGCCGATCCGGTACGGGTCGGTATCGGCAGCCCGATCGCGCACACCCGCGCCCACGTGGTCGACCGGCACCTGCGGCTCGTCCCGGTCGGACAGGCAGGGGAGCTGCTCCTCGGCGGTGACGGCCTCGCCTTCGGCTACCTCGGGCGGCCCGAGCTGACCGCCGACCGCTTCGTGCCGGACCCGTACGGCCCGCCCGGGTCCCGTCTCTACCGCACCGGCGACCTGGTGGTCCGTACCGCCGACGGCGCACTGGAGTGCCTGGGCCGCATCGACCAGCAGGTCAAGATCCGGGGCCACCGGATCGAGCTGGGCGAGATCGAGGCCGTCCTGCTCGGCCACCCGGCCGTCGCCCGGGCGGCGGTCACCCTCCACGAGGGCGGCGCCGACGGTCCCGTACTGGCCGCGTACGTGGTGCCGGCCGGGGACGCGCCGGACGCCGACGCACTGCGCGCGCACCTGCGGCGTACCCTGCCCGCGGTGATGTGCCCCCAGCGGTTCGTCACGCTGGACGCCCTGCCGACGACCCCGAACGGCAAGCTGGACCGGCGCGCGCTGCCGGTGCCGGAGGCGGCCCCCACCGCTGCCGCCGCCACGACCACCGCACCCACCACGGCCACCACACCCGCCACCGGTGGGGACGGCCTGGTAGCGGCCCTGTGCGCCATCTGGTGCGAGGTGCTCGACCTGCCCGCCGTCGACCCCGAGGACGACCTCTTCGATCTGGGCGGCCACTCGCTGACGATCATCCGTATCGCCGCGCGCATCCGTGAGTCCTTCGGTGTGGAGGTGGACTTCGACGTCTTCTTCGACACCCCGACGGTCGCGGGCATCGCCCGTGTGGTGGACGCGTCGCGCTGA
- a CDS encoding glycoside hydrolase family 13 protein, whose amino-acid sequence MEGSPLEPAAPNWWRDAAIYQIYVRSFADGDGDGTGDLAGVRARLPYLVDLGVEALWFTPWYLSPLADGGYDVADYRTIDPAFGTLAEAEKLIAEARELGIRTIIDVVPNHVSDRHAWFRAALAAGSGSPERELFHFKAGRGENGEIPPNDWVSEFGGTPWTRLDDGEWYLHLFATEQPDLNWAHPAVRREHEDVLRFWFERGVAGVRIDSAALLAKDPALPDFGEGDPHPFVDRDELHDIYRSWRAIADEYGAIFVGEVWLPDTERFVRYLRPDELHTAFNFKFLACPWDPALLRAAIDETLAEHAPVGAPATWVLCNHDVTRTVTRYGREATGFDFAAKAFGTPTDLELGTRRARAAALLSLALPGAVYLYQGEELGLPEADIPLDRIQDPMHFRSGGKDPGRDGCRVPLPWVADEPYAGFGSEAEPWLPQPASWASYAADLQAADPASMLNLYREALRLRRTEAGFGDGPVEWLDAAPGVLSFTRADGLICVLNLGAEPVDLPAHSSVLLTSEPLDADGRLARDTAAWLRA is encoded by the coding sequence ATGGAAGGCAGCCCTCTGGAGCCCGCCGCCCCGAACTGGTGGCGGGACGCCGCCATCTACCAGATCTACGTACGGAGCTTCGCCGACGGTGACGGAGACGGCACCGGGGATCTCGCGGGAGTGCGGGCCAGGCTGCCGTATCTGGTGGACCTGGGCGTCGAGGCCCTCTGGTTCACCCCCTGGTACCTGTCGCCGCTCGCGGACGGCGGCTACGACGTGGCGGACTACCGCACCATCGACCCGGCCTTCGGCACCCTGGCCGAGGCCGAGAAGCTCATCGCCGAGGCACGCGAACTGGGCATCCGTACGATCATCGACGTCGTGCCCAACCACGTCTCGGACCGGCACGCCTGGTTCAGGGCGGCGCTGGCCGCCGGTTCCGGCAGCCCCGAGCGCGAGCTGTTCCACTTCAAGGCCGGGCGCGGCGAGAACGGTGAGATCCCGCCCAACGACTGGGTGTCCGAGTTCGGCGGCACCCCCTGGACCCGCCTCGACGACGGCGAGTGGTACCTCCACCTCTTCGCCACCGAGCAGCCCGACCTCAACTGGGCGCATCCCGCGGTGCGCCGGGAGCACGAGGACGTGCTGCGGTTCTGGTTCGAGCGGGGGGTGGCGGGAGTACGGATCGACTCGGCGGCGCTGCTCGCCAAGGACCCGGCGCTGCCCGACTTCGGCGAGGGCGACCCCCACCCGTTCGTCGACCGCGACGAGCTGCACGACATCTACCGCTCGTGGCGCGCCATCGCCGACGAGTACGGCGCGATCTTCGTGGGCGAGGTGTGGCTGCCCGACACCGAGCGCTTCGTGCGCTACCTGCGCCCCGACGAGCTGCACACGGCCTTCAACTTCAAGTTCCTGGCCTGTCCGTGGGACCCGGCGCTGCTGCGGGCCGCGATCGACGAGACGCTCGCCGAGCACGCGCCGGTCGGGGCGCCCGCGACATGGGTGCTCTGCAACCACGACGTGACCCGCACGGTCACCCGGTACGGGCGCGAGGCCACCGGCTTCGACTTCGCGGCCAAGGCCTTCGGCACGCCCACGGACCTGGAGCTGGGCACCCGCAGGGCCCGCGCCGCCGCGCTGCTCTCGCTGGCGCTGCCCGGCGCGGTCTACCTCTACCAGGGCGAGGAGCTGGGCCTGCCCGAGGCGGACATCCCGCTGGACCGGATCCAGGACCCGATGCACTTCCGGTCGGGCGGCAAGGACCCGGGGCGCGACGGGTGCCGCGTACCGCTGCCGTGGGTCGCGGACGAGCCGTACGCAGGCTTCGGCTCGGAGGCCGAGCCGTGGCTGCCGCAGCCCGCGTCCTGGGCGTCGTACGCGGCCGACCTCCAGGCGGCCGATCCCGCGTCGATGCTGAACCTCTACCGCGAGGCGCTGCGGCTGCGCAGGACCGAGGCGGGCTTCGGCGACGGGCCCGTGGAGTGGCTGGACGCGGCGCCCGGTGTGCTGTCGTTCACGAGAGCCGACGGCCTGATCTGCGTCCTCAACCTCGGCGCGGAGCCGGTGGACCTGCCGGCCCACTCGTCCGTCCTGCTGACCAGCGAACCGCTGGACGCGGACGGGCGCCTCGCCCGGGACACGGCGGCCTGGCTGCGGGCCTGA
- a CDS encoding non-ribosomal peptide synthetase/MFS transporter: protein MTETHPPTTEWSEAKRSLLAQRLRGGRGRGRTVDRRPEGTAPPLSSSQERLWFMEQFTPGSTAYTLAPARRVRGPYDRIALDAALTDLVARHEVLRTVFPATDDGTAHAVVAEPAPFGAEFLDVSQEPDPAVREALATDAVGQLVARPFVLAEGPLLRVLLVRIGEQDHVLALALHHIVCDGWSIDLLQRELDALHAHHTDGTPHGLAEPRLQYGDYAAWQRGRLADGALTASRDHWRAELDGVPALELPVDRPRPPTFTFEGAAHEFRWDKALSERVTAVAAAYGASRYMVLMAAYQALLSRHSGQGDFAVGSPVAGRLHSELEPLVGIFVNMLPIRARITPDLTFARLLGQVRERTLDAYAHQEVPFEQIVSDLAVERDVSRAAVFQATLAFQNYGEQAVGTTSGTTTAPGTPRAEGFGYRATTTHHDLALYLRDEADGGVYGLFTYRTDLFDATTVERLAERFEVLLTAALADPDRTLGALPLLADGERARLAAWSAGPPPTAEGPATLGELLARAAAATPGAVALTDGRDSLTYGELERRATGLGHRLRALGAGPGAVVALCLEQSPDLAVAMLGVLKAGAAYLPLDPEQPTARVEFLLADAGVTVLVTDPVLAAKAPGFRGSVLHLDPAAESAAGAEPLPPTAGPGDLAYVIYTSGSTGTPKGVAVQHRQILTYLAGARERLRVEDGGVYGLLQSLAFDFSITLLYLGLSTGGRVHLLPRRISGAELADRIEESGIDYLKMTPSHLAALTADAPTERLLPRKALVLGGEASSAAWASGLAALGRCAVFNHYGPTETTVGVTVHEVAPDGPRHGSTPIGRPLAGARTYVLDAALRPVPQGVTGELHVGGDRLARGYLGRPGLTADRFVPDPFTDEPGARMYRTGDLVRQRADGELEFLGRADHQIKVRGYRVEPGEIEAALAAVDGVGQAVVIARGEGVKQQLVGYLERSGDGEPPAPAELRTRLLDVLPDYMIPARYVVLDRLPLLAHGKVDRAALPAPEDSGAGTGEDLPPEGATEELIASLWADLLDVEHIGALDDFFVLGGHSLMATQVVARLRRALPEQAAGLGVMDLFQHATVRALAALLDSSDEDRGPRKLLHRLTPPRTRTTGSVVCAPYGGGSALIYKPLADALPADWALHSLAVPGHELGEEARPFDEVAAETAQEILDGVEGRIVLYGHCGLGVMLIVEVARRLEAAGREVDAVHLGGIFPFARPESRGAVLAERFSAFVDRLRSDQDMVNALTAAGLDTDDFSAEQLRLIVHNRRTGTKEAERYFGELFRTEGGRLRAPVIAVAGDRDPATEFYQERYREWHRLTDTAAVVVLDEAGHFFLKYRAEELAVVLTEVAPAVAEGDDRRHARTPGATWWLEGVSREGEGQGTRDRESAAGASAGAEAPAAAREAGAAPDAGAAHDDRTVVRPSLGRFLAVATGQQVSMIGSALTEFALPIWIYLRTGSLTSFGLLAACALVPGILAAPLAGAVVDRSDRRKVMLAGDLAAGATQAALLVLYLTDSLHVWHAYTLIALLSLALVFQRFAWGSSVPQLVPKRFLGRANGVTQMALGFAQFLVPLFAVGLLAGIGLGGILVIDVISYTAAVAITLAVRFPKAMAAVRRESVLEEIKGGFRRALGSRHFRAMLLFFAALNIFLSPLFLLTTPLVLSFADLAATGWVAVAAGAGAVVGGLTLLIWGGPRHHRLRGVLYATAGLAVACVLTGLRPSLPLVALGAFGMTLGLALLNGTYATIIQTKVPLRFHGRIIAVNTMVAWSTLPVGFAVIAPFAPGLLQPLMEEHGALAGTVGQVIGTGEGRGIGLLYLLFGLAMALLAVTCLRIPVLARFDREVPDAVSDDLVGLETLQARTKDKVAHDSGR, encoded by the coding sequence ATGACAGAAACACACCCCCCGACCACGGAGTGGTCGGAGGCCAAGCGATCCCTGCTGGCCCAGCGCCTGCGCGGCGGCCGGGGCCGGGGCCGTACGGTCGACCGCAGACCCGAGGGCACCGCGCCGCCCCTGTCCAGCAGCCAGGAACGCCTCTGGTTCATGGAGCAGTTCACCCCCGGATCCACCGCCTACACCCTCGCCCCGGCCCGCCGCGTCCGCGGCCCGTACGACCGGATCGCGCTCGACGCCGCGCTCACCGACCTGGTCGCCCGGCACGAAGTCCTCCGCACGGTCTTCCCCGCCACGGACGACGGCACCGCCCACGCGGTGGTGGCCGAACCCGCCCCGTTCGGCGCCGAGTTCCTCGACGTGAGCCAGGAGCCCGACCCGGCGGTACGGGAGGCCCTGGCCACCGACGCCGTCGGGCAACTCGTCGCCCGGCCCTTCGTGTTGGCGGAAGGCCCGCTGCTGAGGGTCCTGCTCGTCAGGATCGGCGAGCAGGACCACGTCCTCGCGCTCGCCCTCCACCACATCGTGTGCGACGGCTGGTCCATCGACCTCCTCCAGCGCGAACTGGACGCCCTGCACGCCCACCACACCGACGGCACCCCGCACGGCCTCGCCGAACCACGGCTCCAGTACGGCGACTACGCGGCCTGGCAGCGCGGACGCCTCGCCGACGGCGCGCTCACCGCGTCCCGCGACCACTGGCGGGCCGAACTCGACGGGGTGCCCGCGCTGGAGCTGCCGGTCGACCGGCCCCGCCCGCCGACCTTCACCTTCGAGGGCGCCGCGCACGAGTTCCGCTGGGACAAGGCCCTGTCCGAGCGCGTCACCGCGGTCGCGGCGGCGTACGGCGCCTCCCGCTACATGGTGCTCATGGCCGCGTACCAGGCTTTGCTGTCCCGCCACAGCGGCCAGGGGGACTTCGCGGTCGGCTCGCCCGTGGCGGGCCGGCTGCACAGCGAACTGGAACCGCTCGTCGGCATCTTCGTCAACATGCTGCCGATCAGGGCGCGGATCACCCCGGACCTGACCTTCGCCCGCCTGCTCGGGCAGGTCAGGGAACGGACCCTGGACGCGTACGCGCACCAGGAGGTCCCCTTCGAGCAGATCGTCAGCGACCTCGCGGTGGAGCGCGACGTCAGCCGCGCCGCCGTCTTCCAGGCCACCCTCGCCTTCCAGAACTACGGCGAGCAGGCGGTGGGAACCACGAGCGGGACCACCACCGCGCCCGGGACGCCGCGCGCCGAGGGGTTCGGCTACCGGGCCACCACCACCCACCACGACCTCGCGCTCTACCTGCGCGACGAGGCCGACGGCGGGGTGTACGGCCTGTTCACCTACCGCACCGACCTGTTCGACGCCACGACGGTCGAGCGGCTCGCCGAGCGCTTCGAGGTCCTGCTGACCGCCGCCCTCGCCGACCCGGACCGTACCCTCGGCGCCCTGCCGCTGCTCGCCGACGGCGAGCGCGCCCGGCTGGCGGCCTGGTCCGCGGGACCGCCCCCGACCGCCGAAGGCCCCGCCACCCTGGGCGAGTTGCTCGCGCGGGCGGCCGCGGCGACCCCCGGCGCGGTCGCGCTGACGGACGGCCGCGACAGCCTCACGTACGGAGAGCTGGAACGCCGGGCGACCGGTCTCGGCCACCGGCTCCGGGCGCTCGGCGCCGGACCGGGCGCCGTCGTCGCCCTCTGCCTGGAGCAGTCCCCGGACCTGGCCGTCGCCATGCTCGGGGTCCTCAAGGCCGGCGCCGCCTACCTGCCGCTCGACCCCGAACAGCCCACCGCGCGCGTGGAGTTCCTCCTCGCCGACGCCGGTGTGACCGTGCTCGTCACCGATCCCGTCCTGGCCGCCAAGGCCCCCGGCTTCCGGGGCAGTGTGCTGCACCTCGACCCGGCGGCGGAGAGCGCCGCGGGCGCCGAACCGCTGCCCCCGACGGCGGGCCCCGGGGACCTCGCGTACGTCATCTACACCTCGGGCTCCACCGGGACCCCCAAGGGCGTGGCCGTCCAGCACCGGCAGATCCTCACCTACCTCGCGGGGGCGCGGGAGCGGCTGCGCGTCGAGGACGGCGGGGTGTACGGGCTGCTCCAGTCGCTCGCCTTCGACTTCAGCATCACCCTGCTCTACCTCGGCCTGTCCACCGGCGGCCGGGTGCACCTGCTGCCCCGCCGCATCTCGGGCGCCGAACTCGCCGACCGTATCGAGGAGTCGGGCATCGACTACCTCAAGATGACCCCCTCCCACCTGGCCGCCCTGACCGCCGACGCACCCACCGAACGACTCCTGCCGCGCAAGGCGCTGGTGCTCGGCGGCGAGGCGTCGTCGGCCGCCTGGGCGAGCGGCCTCGCCGCCCTCGGCCGGTGCGCGGTGTTCAACCACTACGGCCCCACCGAGACCACCGTCGGCGTCACCGTCCACGAGGTCGCCCCGGACGGACCGCGCCACGGCTCCACCCCGATCGGCCGCCCCCTCGCCGGTGCGCGGACCTACGTCCTCGACGCGGCGCTGCGGCCCGTACCCCAAGGCGTCACCGGCGAACTGCACGTCGGCGGCGACCGGTTGGCCCGCGGCTACCTGGGCCGCCCCGGCCTCACCGCCGACCGGTTCGTGCCGGACCCCTTCACCGACGAGCCCGGCGCCCGCATGTACCGCACGGGCGATCTCGTACGCCAACGGGCCGACGGCGAACTGGAGTTCCTCGGCCGCGCCGACCACCAGATCAAGGTACGCGGCTACCGCGTCGAGCCCGGCGAGATCGAGGCCGCGCTCGCCGCCGTGGACGGTGTCGGACAGGCCGTGGTGATCGCCCGGGGCGAGGGCGTGAAACAACAGCTGGTCGGCTACCTGGAACGCTCGGGCGACGGCGAACCGCCCGCCCCGGCCGAGCTGCGCACCCGCCTGCTCGACGTCCTGCCGGACTACATGATCCCGGCCCGGTACGTCGTCCTCGACCGCCTCCCGCTGCTCGCGCACGGCAAGGTCGACCGCGCCGCGCTGCCCGCCCCCGAGGACAGCGGCGCCGGTACGGGCGAGGACCTCCCGCCCGAGGGCGCCACCGAGGAGCTGATCGCGTCCCTCTGGGCCGACCTGCTCGACGTGGAGCACATCGGCGCGCTGGACGACTTCTTCGTCCTCGGCGGCCACTCGCTCATGGCCACCCAGGTGGTCGCCCGGCTGCGCCGCGCCCTGCCCGAACAGGCCGCGGGGCTGGGGGTGATGGACCTCTTCCAGCACGCGACGGTACGGGCGCTCGCCGCCCTGCTCGACTCGTCCGACGAGGACCGGGGCCCGCGCAAGCTCCTGCACCGGCTCACCCCGCCCCGTACCCGCACCACCGGCAGTGTGGTCTGCGCGCCCTACGGCGGCGGCAGCGCCCTCATCTACAAGCCCCTCGCGGACGCGCTCCCGGCGGACTGGGCGCTGCACTCGCTCGCCGTACCGGGACACGAACTGGGCGAGGAGGCACGGCCGTTCGACGAGGTGGCCGCCGAGACCGCGCAGGAGATCCTGGACGGCGTCGAGGGCCGGATCGTGCTCTACGGCCACTGCGGCCTCGGGGTGATGCTGATCGTCGAGGTCGCCCGGCGGCTGGAGGCGGCGGGCCGCGAGGTCGACGCCGTCCACCTCGGCGGCATCTTCCCCTTCGCCCGTCCCGAGAGCCGGGGCGCTGTGCTCGCCGAACGCTTCTCGGCGTTCGTGGACCGGCTGCGCAGCGACCAGGACATGGTCAACGCGCTCACGGCCGCGGGCCTGGACACCGACGACTTCAGCGCCGAGCAACTGCGGCTGATCGTCCACAACCGGCGTACCGGCACCAAGGAGGCCGAACGCTACTTCGGGGAGCTGTTCCGCACCGAGGGCGGGCGCCTGCGGGCCCCGGTCATCGCGGTGGCGGGCGACCGCGACCCGGCGACCGAGTTCTACCAGGAGCGCTACCGCGAGTGGCACCGCCTCACCGACACCGCCGCCGTGGTGGTGCTGGACGAGGCGGGGCACTTCTTCCTCAAGTACCGCGCGGAGGAACTGGCCGTCGTCCTCACCGAGGTGGCCCCGGCCGTCGCGGAGGGCGACGACCGGCGCCATGCCCGTACCCCCGGCGCCACCTGGTGGCTGGAGGGAGTCTCGCGGGAGGGCGAAGGGCAAGGGACACGGGACCGGGAGTCCGCGGCCGGCGCGTCCGCCGGCGCCGAGGCCCCGGCGGCGGCCCGGGAGGCGGGCGCGGCACCGGACGCCGGCGCGGCGCACGACGACCGGACCGTCGTACGGCCCAGCCTCGGCCGCTTCCTGGCCGTCGCCACCGGCCAGCAGGTCTCGATGATCGGCTCGGCCCTGACCGAGTTCGCCCTGCCCATCTGGATCTACCTCAGGACCGGCTCGCTCACCAGCTTCGGCCTGCTCGCCGCCTGCGCCCTCGTCCCCGGCATCCTCGCCGCCCCCCTCGCCGGAGCCGTCGTCGACCGCAGCGACCGCCGCAAGGTCATGCTCGCCGGTGACCTCGCGGCCGGCGCCACCCAGGCCGCGCTGCTCGTCCTCTACCTCACCGACAGCCTCCACGTCTGGCACGCCTACACCCTGATCGCGCTCCTCTCCCTGGCGCTCGTCTTCCAGCGCTTCGCCTGGGGCTCGTCCGTGCCCCAACTCGTCCCCAAGCGCTTCCTCGGCCGCGCCAACGGCGTGACCCAAATGGCCCTCGGCTTCGCCCAGTTCCTCGTCCCGCTGTTCGCCGTCGGACTGCTCGCGGGCATCGGACTCGGCGGCATCCTCGTCATCGACGTCATCAGCTACACCGCGGCCGTAGCGATCACCCTCGCCGTGCGCTTCCCGAAGGCCATGGCGGCCGTGCGCAGGGAAAGCGTGCTGGAGGAGATCAAGGGCGGGTTCCGGCGGGCGCTCGGCAGCCGCCACTTCCGCGCGATGCTCCTGTTCTTCGCCGCGCTCAACATCTTCCTGTCCCCGCTCTTCCTCCTCACCACCCCGCTCGTGCTCTCCTTCGCCGACCTCGCCGCCACCGGCTGGGTCGCCGTCGCGGCGGGCGCGGGCGCGGTGGTCGGCGGCCTCACCCTGCTCATCTGGGGCGGCCCCCGCCACCACCGGCTGCGCGGCGTCCTGTACGCCACGGCCGGACTGGCCGTCGCCTGCGTCCTCACCGGGCTGCGCCCCTCGCTGCCGCTCGTCGCCCTCGGCGCGTTCGGCATGACACTCGGCCTCGCGCTGCTCAACGGTACGTACGCGACGATCATCCAGACCAAGGTGCCGCTGCGCTTCCACGGCCGGATCATCGCCGTCAACACCATGGTCGCCTGGTCCACCCTGCCGGTCGGCTTCGCCGTGATCGCCCCGTTCGCCCCCGGCCTGCTCCAGCCGCTGATGGAGGAGCACGGCGCGCTCGCCGGCACCGTCGGACAGGTCATCGGCACCGGCGAGGGCCGCGGAATCGGCCTGCTCTACCTGCTCTTCGGCCTCGCGATGGCCCTGCTCGCCGTGACCTGCCTGCGGATCCCCGTCCTCGCCCGGTTCGACCGCGAAGTGCCCGACGCCGTCTCCGACGACCTGGTCGGCCTGGAGACCCTGCAAGCCCGTACGAAGGACAAGGTGGCCCATGACAGCGGCCGTTGA